Proteins encoded by one window of Companilactobacillus ginsenosidimutans:
- the mutL gene encoding DNA mismatch repair endonuclease MutL → MGKIHELPVELSNQIAAGEVIERPASVVKELVENSIDAHASQVLIRVEQSGLKSIEVNDNGDGIAAEDVEVAFAPHSTSKIATDRDLFAIKTLGFRGEALASIASVSKLTVLTSTDGKSAIKADFAGNTMLSKETFARSKGTTMTVQDIFFNTPARLKYVKSLHTELNRIVDIVDRLAMGHPEISFRLIHEKKDLVWTSGNGNLQQTIAGIYGRTIASHMLSFENSDTDYEIKGYFSKPDTTRSNRSYMSMILNGRYIKNYQLSSAVVRGYGSKLMIGRFPVAVIDIKLDPNLVDINVHPTKQEVRLANESRIADLISEGIRNRLSDQNLIPSAVKNLNRKTTVDAPAYKPEQITFDAIPTLDKIDETIHEPKVAKDESAAIIPDENPILSATPIFKDPVHLEKWDERLKEESTEKINVVDNHESQTSTDELIQPEETRQEFPDLRYIGQIHGTYLVAESQDGFYLIDQHAAQERVNYEYYRDEIGKVSRDQQRLLVPIVLDYSNTEAIMIKDKKYILEDIGLHVEDFGQNSFVINTHPTWFVEGQEESTIREMIDYVLNDSKISVAAFREKNAIMMSCKRAIKANHHLDDREAMQLLHNLTKCENPYNCPHGRPVLVQFSNKDLEKMFKRIQDSHDTRESE, encoded by the coding sequence GTGGGTAAAATTCATGAATTACCAGTTGAACTAAGTAATCAGATTGCTGCTGGGGAAGTTATTGAACGTCCTGCTTCCGTTGTTAAGGAGTTGGTCGAAAATTCGATAGATGCCCATGCCAGCCAAGTTTTAATTCGTGTTGAACAATCCGGATTAAAATCAATCGAAGTAAATGATAATGGTGACGGAATTGCTGCAGAAGATGTTGAGGTCGCCTTTGCACCACATTCAACTAGTAAGATCGCCACCGATAGAGATCTATTCGCCATCAAAACTCTAGGTTTTCGTGGTGAAGCTTTGGCCAGTATTGCATCAGTGTCGAAACTGACCGTGTTAACTAGTACTGATGGGAAATCGGCAATTAAGGCTGATTTTGCTGGAAATACAATGTTAAGCAAGGAGACCTTTGCACGCTCAAAAGGAACCACTATGACCGTGCAAGATATCTTCTTCAACACGCCAGCACGTTTGAAATACGTCAAATCTCTTCACACAGAATTGAATCGAATTGTTGATATTGTAGACCGTTTAGCAATGGGCCATCCCGAGATTTCGTTTCGATTAATTCATGAAAAAAAGGATTTGGTCTGGACTTCTGGTAATGGCAACTTGCAACAAACAATTGCTGGTATTTATGGTCGGACGATTGCTAGTCACATGTTAAGTTTTGAAAACTCGGATACTGATTATGAGATTAAAGGTTACTTTTCAAAGCCAGACACAACGCGTTCGAATCGTTCATATATGTCGATGATTTTGAATGGTCGTTATATTAAGAACTATCAGCTATCGAGTGCTGTAGTCAGAGGGTATGGCAGTAAATTGATGATTGGTCGTTTTCCTGTAGCTGTGATTGATATTAAACTGGATCCAAATTTGGTTGATATTAATGTACATCCCACTAAGCAAGAAGTTAGGTTAGCCAACGAAAGTAGAATTGCTGACTTGATAAGCGAAGGAATAAGGAATCGATTATCAGATCAAAATTTGATTCCAAGTGCGGTTAAGAACTTGAATCGGAAGACGACGGTTGATGCTCCTGCATATAAACCTGAGCAAATTACCTTTGATGCGATTCCAACTTTGGATAAGATTGATGAAACGATTCATGAGCCTAAAGTTGCTAAGGATGAGTCGGCGGCAATTATTCCAGATGAGAATCCAATTTTGTCTGCGACTCCGATTTTTAAAGACCCGGTTCATTTGGAAAAATGGGATGAGCGTCTGAAAGAGGAATCTACCGAGAAAATTAATGTTGTCGATAATCATGAAAGCCAGACGTCGACTGATGAATTGATTCAACCTGAAGAGACTCGTCAAGAGTTTCCGGACTTGAGATATATTGGACAAATTCATGGGACTTATTTAGTTGCCGAGAGTCAGGATGGTTTTTATTTGATTGACCAGCACGCTGCTCAAGAACGTGTTAACTATGAGTATTATCGTGATGAGATTGGCAAGGTTTCGCGTGACCAACAGAGGTTGCTCGTACCAATCGTGTTAGATTACTCGAACACTGAAGCAATCATGATTAAGGATAAAAAGTACATACTGGAAGATATCGGACTACATGTCGAAGACTTTGGTCAGAACAGTTTTGTCATCAATACACATCCGACTTGGTTTGTGGAGGGGCAAGAAGAATCGACTATTCGTGAGATGATTGATTATGTTCTTAATGATTCGAAAATTAGTGTGGCAGCATTCCGTGAGAAGAATGCAATCATGATGAGTTGTAAACGAGCAATTAAAGCTAACCACCATTTGGATGATAGGGAAGCTATGCAGTTATTGCATAATTTGACCAAATGTGAGAATCCATACAACTGCCCACACGGTCGTCCTGTACTAGTTCAATTTAGTAATAAAGATCTAGAAAAAATGTTCAAGCGGATTCAAGATTCGCATGACACCAGAGAAAGTGAATAA
- the mutS gene encoding DNA mismatch repair protein MutS, whose product MPQKTKETPMMEQYLEYKKQFPDAFLFYRVGDFYEMFYDDAVKGSQILELTLTSRNKKADDSIPMCGVPHKAVESYIDILVEKGYKVAVCDQLENPADAEGKMVKRGVTRVVTPGTIMDNSNQATENNYITAITTNKGHFGLAYADLSTGEVKVTSIENQLDLINEMQNLDTKETVVLDTFPKKYLDPIRKLGIMISRLGDLEDNYSFDFSQVEDDKEVDTLKLLISYLIKTQMRSLDHLKAAQTYETSAYLLMDHNAQSNLELFKNIRTSKKSGTLLWLLDETKTAMGGRLLKQWLARPLISSSKLRNRQHIVQVFMDNYFQRSSFQDYLTKVYDLERLAGRVAYGTVNGRDLIQLKTSLQQVPQIKAILLDIGDDQLSSYVEKIDEVADIRDLIEDSIEEEAPISVTGGGVIKEGYNDQLDQYIDASKNGKRWMAELKVKEQEATGISNLKIGYNKVFGYYIEVSRGNVDKVPEGRYQRKQTLTNAERYITPELKDKESIILEAQEKSQALEYHLFDEIRKKVKDQIRRLQALANILSQLDVLQSFAVVSETYHYVAPDFVEGHQLKIVNGRHPVVEKVLGNNTYIPNDVTFDPDTDILLITGPNMSGKSTYMRQMALTVIMAQIGCFVPAEAATLPIFDHIFTRIGAADDLISGDSTFMVEMREANDALKNATDNSLMIFDEIGRGTATYDGMALAQAIIEYIDKNVNAMTLFSTHYHELTVLESQLSGVKNVHVDASEENGTLVFLHKVLPGPADKSYGIHVAKLAGLPDQVLSRADSILTRLEAEGGTEITASEDMKVAEPVAEVETKTPAKSKDVDDGQLSLFPEDDPEMLKAKEVAEDLSKQDLMNVTPIEAINLLYKWQQKLK is encoded by the coding sequence ATGCCACAAAAAACAAAAGAAACTCCAATGATGGAACAATATCTGGAATATAAGAAACAATTTCCAGATGCTTTTTTGTTTTATCGAGTCGGTGATTTCTATGAAATGTTTTATGACGATGCAGTCAAGGGTTCACAAATCCTTGAATTGACGTTGACATCAAGAAATAAAAAAGCTGACGATAGCATTCCAATGTGTGGTGTACCCCACAAGGCTGTTGAAAGTTATATTGATATCTTAGTTGAAAAAGGTTATAAAGTGGCTGTTTGTGATCAGTTGGAAAATCCTGCTGACGCCGAAGGCAAAATGGTTAAACGTGGTGTTACACGTGTTGTAACTCCAGGTACTATCATGGACAACTCAAATCAAGCGACTGAGAATAATTACATTACTGCCATCACAACTAATAAAGGACACTTCGGATTAGCATATGCGGACTTATCAACTGGTGAAGTCAAAGTAACTTCTATTGAGAACCAGCTTGATTTAATTAATGAAATGCAAAATCTAGATACAAAAGAAACGGTTGTATTAGACACATTTCCTAAGAAGTATCTTGATCCTATTCGTAAGTTAGGAATCATGATTTCACGTTTGGGAGATCTTGAGGATAACTACAGCTTCGATTTCTCACAAGTTGAAGACGATAAAGAAGTCGATACTCTCAAACTTTTAATCAGCTATTTAATTAAAACTCAGATGCGTTCACTTGACCATCTGAAGGCTGCTCAAACTTATGAGACTTCAGCTTATTTGTTAATGGATCATAATGCCCAAAGTAATTTGGAATTGTTCAAGAATATCCGGACTTCGAAAAAGTCGGGTACTTTATTGTGGTTATTGGATGAAACAAAAACTGCTATGGGTGGCCGTCTGCTAAAACAGTGGTTGGCGAGACCATTAATTAGTTCAAGCAAATTACGCAATCGCCAGCACATAGTGCAGGTATTCATGGATAATTATTTCCAAAGAAGTTCATTCCAAGATTATTTGACAAAGGTTTATGACTTGGAACGTTTGGCCGGTCGAGTTGCATACGGAACTGTTAATGGACGCGATTTAATCCAATTGAAGACTTCACTTCAACAGGTGCCACAAATTAAGGCGATTTTACTTGATATCGGGGATGATCAACTTAGTTCATACGTTGAAAAAATTGATGAAGTTGCTGATATTCGTGATTTAATTGAAGATTCTATTGAAGAGGAAGCACCTATTTCAGTCACTGGCGGCGGCGTGATCAAGGAAGGTTACAATGACCAACTTGATCAGTATATTGATGCATCCAAAAACGGAAAACGTTGGATGGCTGAGCTTAAAGTTAAAGAGCAAGAAGCGACTGGAATCAGTAATCTAAAAATTGGTTATAACAAAGTTTTCGGTTATTACATCGAAGTTAGTCGTGGAAATGTTGATAAAGTTCCAGAAGGCAGATATCAAAGAAAACAAACTTTGACGAATGCTGAACGATACATCACTCCCGAACTTAAGGACAAGGAAAGCATTATCCTTGAGGCACAAGAGAAATCACAAGCTTTGGAATATCATCTTTTTGATGAAATTAGAAAGAAAGTTAAAGATCAAATTCGACGACTTCAAGCTTTGGCAAACATCTTGTCACAACTTGATGTCTTGCAGAGTTTTGCCGTAGTCAGCGAAACTTATCACTATGTTGCTCCCGACTTCGTAGAAGGTCACCAGCTTAAAATTGTTAATGGACGTCACCCCGTGGTGGAAAAAGTTTTAGGGAACAACACTTATATTCCCAATGATGTGACTTTTGATCCGGACACCGACATTTTGTTGATTACTGGTCCTAATATGTCAGGTAAAAGTACATATATGCGTCAAATGGCATTGACGGTGATCATGGCACAAATCGGATGTTTTGTGCCCGCTGAAGCAGCAACATTGCCAATATTTGACCATATATTCACACGTATTGGTGCTGCTGATGACTTAATTTCAGGTGATAGTACTTTCATGGTTGAGATGCGTGAAGCTAATGATGCACTGAAGAATGCGACTGACAATTCTCTAATGATTTTCGACGAAATTGGACGTGGAACTGCAACGTACGATGGTATGGCATTGGCGCAAGCAATAATTGAATATATTGATAAGAATGTTAATGCAATGACTTTGTTCTCGACTCACTACCATGAATTGACGGTACTTGAGAGTCAATTGTCTGGAGTTAAAAATGTTCACGTTGACGCTTCAGAAGAAAATGGAACGCTCGTTTTCTTGCACAAAGTTTTACCTGGCCCTGCTGACAAATCTTATGGTATTCACGTTGCTAAGTTGGCTGGTTTGCCAGATCAAGTTTTGTCACGTGCTGACAGTATTTTGACTCGTCTTGAAGCTGAAGGTGGAACTGAAATTACTGCTTCTGAAGATATGAAAGTTGCGGAACCAGTAGCAGAAGTCGAAACTAAAACTCCTGCCAAAAGTAAAGATGTCGATGATGGACAACTTTCTTTATTCCCAGAGGATGATCCAGAAATGCTTAAAGCAAAAGAAGTTGCAGAAGATTTATCAAAACAAGATTTAATGAATGTCACTCCAATAGAAGCAATCAATTTACTCTATAAGTGGCAACAAAAACTTAAATAA
- the ruvB gene encoding Holliday junction branch migration DNA helicase RuvB, translating to MDNNDRLTDADALNEKEDMSEKSLRPQTFDDYLGQEKAKHELDVYIRAAKQRKQTLDHVLLYGPPGLGKTTLAMIIANEMGVNIHTTTGPSIEKSGDLVAVLDELSPGDVLFIDEIHRMPKAVEEVLYSAMEDFYIDIIVGQGTESRSLHHQLVPYTLIGATTTSGKLSAPLRDRFGIVEHMEYYSEAELSKIVFRSADVLNIKIDEDGAHELARRSRGTPRIANRLLKRVRDFAQVGNKDKIDYEIAKSALNQLQVDDAGLDSLDRRILKMMIDLYGGGPLGIKVIAANIGEDQETIESVYEPYLMQMGFLKRTARGRIVTKKGYEHLGYPYPEEEK from the coding sequence TTGGATAATAATGACAGATTAACTGATGCTGATGCATTGAACGAAAAAGAAGATATGTCAGAAAAATCTTTACGTCCCCAAACGTTTGATGACTATTTAGGTCAAGAAAAAGCTAAGCATGAGTTGGATGTTTATATTCGTGCAGCCAAGCAACGTAAGCAAACTTTGGATCACGTCTTGTTATACGGACCACCAGGGTTAGGTAAAACAACTTTGGCGATGATTATTGCAAATGAAATGGGCGTTAACATTCACACGACAACTGGTCCCTCGATTGAAAAATCAGGTGACTTGGTAGCTGTTTTGGATGAACTTTCACCTGGTGACGTGTTATTCATTGATGAAATTCACCGTATGCCAAAAGCAGTTGAAGAAGTTCTCTATTCAGCGATGGAAGATTTCTACATCGATATCATTGTTGGACAAGGAACAGAATCGCGTTCACTTCACCATCAATTAGTTCCATATACATTGATTGGTGCAACTACAACTTCTGGTAAATTGTCAGCTCCATTGCGTGATCGTTTTGGAATTGTTGAACATATGGAATATTACAGTGAGGCAGAACTTTCAAAAATCGTCTTCCGTTCCGCTGACGTTTTGAATATTAAAATAGATGAAGACGGCGCACATGAATTAGCTAGACGGTCTCGTGGAACACCAAGAATTGCCAATAGACTATTAAAGCGAGTTCGTGATTTTGCGCAAGTTGGAAACAAAGACAAGATTGATTACGAAATTGCCAAATCTGCCTTAAATCAATTACAAGTTGATGACGCCGGATTAGATAGTTTAGATAGAAGAATTTTGAAAATGATGATTGACTTGTATGGTGGTGGACCACTTGGTATCAAAGTGATTGCTGCTAATATTGGTGAGGATCAAGAAACTATCGAATCTGTCTATGAACCATATTTAATGCAAATGGGATTTTTGAAGCGTACTGCTCGTGGTCGTATCGTGACGAAAAAGGGCTATGAACATTTAGGCTACCCATATCCCGAGGAGGAAAAATAA
- the ruvA gene encoding Holliday junction branch migration protein RuvA: MFEYLDGKISYIDPAYIVVDVNGVGYKVQVANPYRYEQDENTKVFVEQIVRDNEQSLYGFYDLNEKKIFLKLISVSGIGPKSALAILAGQDHSGLIHAIENNDVKFLTKFPKIGKKTAQQIVLDLSGKFTAEGQMILGEAPIPLTNGTDSPELLDGLAALQSLGYSPREIGKIKDTLKEQNLDSADAYLRAGLQLLTK, from the coding sequence ATGTTTGAATACTTAGATGGAAAAATTTCTTACATCGATCCTGCTTATATTGTGGTTGATGTAAATGGCGTTGGCTATAAGGTACAAGTTGCAAATCCGTACCGCTATGAACAAGATGAAAATACAAAAGTTTTCGTTGAACAAATCGTGCGTGATAACGAGCAATCCTTATACGGATTCTACGATTTAAACGAGAAAAAGATTTTCTTGAAACTTATTAGTGTTTCAGGCATCGGCCCAAAGAGTGCTTTGGCAATCTTAGCTGGACAAGATCATTCTGGATTAATTCACGCGATTGAAAATAATGATGTTAAATTCTTAACCAAGTTTCCAAAAATTGGTAAGAAGACCGCCCAACAAATTGTATTGGACTTGTCAGGTAAATTTACTGCAGAAGGTCAAATGATTTTAGGAGAGGCTCCAATTCCTTTGACAAACGGAACAGATTCTCCAGAATTACTAGATGGACTTGCAGCATTGCAATCATTAGGGTATTCTCCTAGAGAAATTGGCAAAATAAAAGATACACTAAAAGAACAAAATTTAGATTCAGCAGATGCTTATTTGCGTGCTGGTTTACAATTATTAACGAAGTAG